In Acidimicrobiia bacterium, one DNA window encodes the following:
- a CDS encoding EVE domain-containing protein produces the protein MRYWLMKSEPDAYSIDDLERDGTEHWDGIRNYQARNLMRDEMQIGDRVLFYHSNAKPPGVVGIAEIASGPYVDHTQFDPEQKYFDPKSDPENPRWIMVDVSFVEKLPRLVSLHELKEHPQLAGMVLLNRSRLSVQPVTSDQFDFIVDLARSDAG, from the coding sequence ATGCGGTACTGGCTTATGAAATCCGAACCCGATGCGTATTCGATCGATGATCTCGAGAGGGACGGGACCGAGCACTGGGACGGCATTCGCAACTATCAGGCCCGCAATCTCATGCGGGACGAGATGCAGATCGGCGATCGGGTGCTCTTCTACCACTCGAACGCCAAGCCTCCCGGCGTCGTCGGTATTGCCGAAATCGCCAGCGGGCCGTACGTAGATCACACCCAGTTCGACCCGGAGCAGAAGTATTTCGATCCGAAGTCCGACCCCGAGAATCCGCGCTGGATCATGGTTGATGTGTCGTTCGTCGAGAAGCTGCCGCGCCTGGTTTCGCTCCACGAGTTGAAGGAGCATCCCCAGCTGGCCGGCATGGTCCTGCTCAATCGGTCGAGGTTGTCGGTGCAGCCCGTCACCAGCGACCAGTTCGACTTCATCGTCGATCTGGCGAGAAGCGACGCGGGTTAG
- a CDS encoding sodium-translocating pyrophosphatase: MNTFFLWSAVVMGLAALGLAAFFARRVLAMSQGNEQMIEISSNIRAGAMAFLKREYTWVAVFVTVMFLLIGFLLDDGWLRALAYLSGALLSGGAGFVGMRIATAANARTTEAARTGGIVKALPLAFRGGAVMGFTVAGFGLLGVALGYLIFVELSGFEVGRGAEIVAAIGLGGSSIALFARVGGGIYTKAADVGADLVGKVEAGIPEDDPRNPATIADNVGDNVGDVAGMGADLFESYIGSLVAPIAFAALAFTGAAYQAEAVIFPLAVGAVGMLASIIGSFLVKPKSDSDLAPALHRGTNTAMILAAAGVLGLSYLMFGSIEGVNPLGLFLSVAIGLLVGFTIGKISEIYTSDHYKTVKEIARQSQTGPATVILSGIAEGKRSAAYSVIVAATGIGGAYWAGEMALGDLGGIYGVAIAAIGVLATLGITIAVDAYGPIADNAGGIAEMTHLPPEVRQATDALDSLGNTTAAVAKGFAIGSAAVTALALFSTFTQAVGNAAEASGVINPLANGINIMNVETTIGLFLGAMFPFLFSGMTINAVGRAANEMIEEVRRQFREIPGLREGKEGVKAEYAKCVDIATAGALREMVLPGSLAIILPLVIGFVNVEALGGFLAGALVTGFLLAIYMANAGGAWDNAKKFIEAGAFGGKGSEAHKAAVIGDTVGDPFKDTSGPAMNIVIKVMTIVSLVFASAFIG, translated from the coding sequence ATGAACACGTTCTTTCTTTGGTCCGCGGTGGTCATGGGGCTCGCAGCGTTGGGGCTAGCCGCCTTTTTCGCCCGACGCGTGCTGGCGATGAGTCAGGGAAACGAGCAGATGATCGAGATCTCCTCGAACATCAGAGCCGGGGCGATGGCCTTCCTGAAGCGTGAGTACACCTGGGTGGCGGTCTTCGTGACTGTCATGTTCCTCTTGATTGGATTCCTTCTGGACGACGGCTGGCTGCGGGCGCTGGCTTACCTCTCCGGCGCATTGCTATCGGGCGGAGCCGGTTTCGTGGGAATGAGAATCGCCACGGCGGCCAACGCCAGAACCACGGAAGCGGCCCGCACCGGCGGCATAGTCAAGGCGCTTCCCCTCGCCTTCCGCGGCGGTGCGGTGATGGGATTCACAGTTGCCGGCTTCGGACTTCTGGGTGTGGCCCTCGGCTACCTGATCTTCGTTGAGCTGAGCGGATTCGAGGTCGGACGCGGCGCAGAGATCGTCGCAGCGATCGGACTCGGAGGGTCGTCTATCGCCCTGTTCGCCCGTGTGGGAGGCGGGATCTACACGAAGGCGGCCGATGTAGGAGCGGATCTGGTCGGCAAGGTCGAGGCCGGCATTCCGGAAGACGATCCTCGCAACCCTGCCACCATTGCAGACAACGTGGGCGACAACGTCGGCGACGTGGCCGGGATGGGTGCGGATCTTTTCGAATCGTATATCGGCTCGCTGGTCGCGCCGATCGCCTTCGCGGCTCTCGCCTTCACGGGGGCCGCCTACCAGGCGGAAGCAGTCATCTTCCCGCTCGCCGTTGGGGCGGTCGGGATGCTCGCCTCGATCATCGGGTCATTCCTCGTCAAGCCCAAGTCCGACTCCGACCTCGCACCCGCCCTCCACCGGGGCACCAACACGGCGATGATCCTGGCGGCGGCCGGCGTGCTCGGTCTCTCATATTTGATGTTCGGATCGATCGAGGGTGTGAACCCGCTCGGGTTGTTCCTTTCTGTAGCGATCGGACTGCTGGTTGGATTCACGATCGGCAAGATCTCCGAGATCTACACATCCGACCACTACAAGACGGTCAAGGAAATCGCACGGCAGTCACAAACCGGTCCCGCCACGGTGATTCTGTCGGGCATCGCAGAGGGCAAGCGGTCGGCCGCCTACTCGGTCATCGTGGCGGCTACGGGTATCGGCGGCGCCTACTGGGCCGGCGAAATGGCCCTCGGCGACCTCGGTGGAATATACGGCGTCGCCATTGCCGCGATCGGCGTGCTGGCGACGCTGGGTATCACGATCGCCGTGGACGCGTACGGTCCCATTGCGGACAACGCAGGCGGTATCGCCGAGATGACCCACCTCCCACCCGAGGTCCGTCAGGCAACCGACGCGCTCGACTCCCTGGGCAATACGACCGCAGCCGTGGCGAAAGGCTTTGCCATCGGGTCAGCCGCAGTTACCGCCCTGGCGCTCTTTTCCACGTTCACGCAGGCGGTCGGCAATGCGGCTGAAGCGTCGGGGGTGATCAACCCGCTGGCCAACGGGATCAACATCATGAACGTCGAGACGACGATCGGTTTGTTCCTCGGGGCGATGTTCCCATTCTTGTTCTCCGGCATGACGATCAACGCCGTCGGTCGGGCGGCCAACGAGATGATCGAAGAGGTGCGCAGACAGTTCCGGGAGATCCCCGGTCTCCGGGAGGGGAAAGAAGGTGTGAAGGCCGAGTACGCCAAATGCGTCGACATCGCCACGGCAGGCGCCTTGCGTGAGATGGTGCTGCCCGGTTCGCTGGCAATCATCCTCCCGCTGGTGATCGGCTTCGTCAACGTCGAGGCACTCGGAGGCTTCCTGGCCGGAGCGCTGGTCACAGGGTTCCTTCTCGCCATCTACATGGCGAACGCCGGTGGTGCCTGGGACAACGCGAAGAAGTTCATCGAGGCGGGTGCCTTCGGGGGCAAGGGCTCTGAAGCTCACAAAGCCGCGGTCATCGGCGACACGGTCGGCGATCCTTTCAAGGACACCTCCGGTCCCGCGATGAACATCGTCATCAAGGTCATGACGATTGTGAGCTTGGTCTTCGCATCGGCATTCATCGGGTAG
- a CDS encoding PhoH family protein: MTRSYVLDTCVVLADPNSILRFDEHEVILPLVVIEELDRMKIRHDEVGANARSALRLLERLGASREGGLRDPVPLPGGGLLRIELNGIVSPRLPEVFDARTTDHRILATCLNMADDGGDPVLVTKDAALRIKGAQMGVPVQDYRADTVPVEELYTGIIEVTVERSTIDQLFADHKVSLPDVEAMINQYAVLKCGSQSALARVVETVPNTVVNRVHGHPRAFGVEPKNMQQIFALDLLLDPGVPAVSIMGMAGAGKTFLALAAALEQVVESNRYRRVAVYRPLVAVGRQEVGYLPGDLEEKLEPWMAAIYDNLHALFSDLSSDDARDAVDELLERNEVEMAAVTFLRGRSITDEIVIIDEAQNLEMSTLKVILTRMGRGSKVIFCGDLTQVDNPYVSPYGGMAALIEKFKGSPLFGHVTLERSIRSPLAEMAATIL, from the coding sequence GTGACCCGCTCGTACGTCCTGGACACCTGCGTTGTTTTGGCCGATCCCAACTCGATCCTTCGATTCGACGAGCATGAGGTGATCTTGCCGCTCGTGGTGATCGAGGAACTCGATCGCATGAAGATCCGGCACGACGAGGTTGGCGCAAATGCCCGGTCCGCGTTGCGTCTGCTCGAACGGCTAGGCGCTTCTCGTGAGGGTGGTTTGCGCGACCCTGTTCCGCTCCCCGGCGGCGGCCTGCTGAGGATTGAGCTGAACGGGATCGTTTCGCCCCGGCTGCCCGAGGTGTTCGATGCGAGAACCACGGACCATCGTATTCTCGCCACCTGCCTGAACATGGCTGACGACGGCGGAGATCCGGTGCTCGTTACGAAGGACGCGGCCCTGCGGATCAAGGGTGCTCAGATGGGGGTCCCGGTTCAGGACTATCGAGCCGACACGGTCCCCGTTGAGGAGCTCTACACGGGCATCATCGAGGTGACGGTTGAGAGGAGCACCATCGACCAGTTGTTTGCCGACCACAAGGTGTCGTTGCCCGACGTGGAGGCGATGATCAACCAATATGCCGTGCTCAAATGCGGGTCGCAATCGGCGCTGGCCAGAGTGGTTGAGACCGTTCCCAATACGGTCGTCAACCGTGTGCACGGCCACCCTCGTGCTTTCGGGGTCGAACCCAAGAACATGCAGCAGATCTTTGCGCTGGACCTTCTCCTCGACCCAGGTGTACCTGCCGTTTCCATCATGGGAATGGCCGGGGCGGGCAAGACTTTCCTTGCTCTCGCAGCCGCGCTTGAGCAGGTCGTCGAGTCGAATCGATATCGGCGGGTCGCCGTATACCGGCCGCTGGTTGCCGTCGGCCGCCAGGAGGTCGGCTATCTCCCCGGTGATCTCGAGGAGAAGCTCGAACCGTGGATGGCTGCCATCTACGACAATCTCCACGCCCTGTTCAGCGATTTGTCTTCGGACGACGCACGGGACGCCGTGGACGAACTCCTGGAACGCAACGAGGTGGAGATGGCGGCGGTGACCTTCCTTCGTGGGCGCTCGATAACCGATGAGATCGTGATCATCGACGAGGCGCAGAACCTCGAGATGTCCACCCTGAAGGTGATCCTCACCCGGATGGGAAGAGGTTCGAAGGTGATCTTCTGCGGTGACCTGACTCAGGTCGACAACCCGTACGTCTCGCCGTACGGTGGCATGGCGGCCTTGATCGAGAAGTTCAAAGGTTCCCCGTTGTTCGGCCACGTGACTTTGGAGCGGTCGATCCGGAGTCCACTCGCCGAGATGGCCGCCACGATCCTCTAA
- the topA gene encoding type I DNA topoisomerase yields MTKPLIIVESPAKARTIAGYLGGDFAVASSVGHIRDLPRNAKEVPDKLKGKPWARLGVNVEAGFEPVYVVTKEKKETVTQLRKLVKQASELYLATDEDREGESIAWHLLEVLKPKIPVHRMVFHEITPDAIRAALTSPREVDKQLVDAQEARRILDRLYGYEVSPVLWKKVRQGLSAGRVQSVATRIIVERERERMAFRSASYWGLDATFAGGAENGTFDAPLVAVDEKRVATGKDFDETGRARRDDVLILDETTANELATALTGSVATVSSVERKPYKRSPYPPFRTSTLQQEAGRKLRFSAQRTMSVAQRLYEGGYITYMRTDSITLSETAIVAARAQIQDLYGPRYLSEKPRTYSKKVRNAQEAHEAIRPAGDRFRTPTDVSKELENDQARLYELIWKRTVASQMADATGETLQVRLTAPAGDRSTEFSTSGRTITFPGFLRAYVEGSDDPDAELDDQERRLPALAEGDTVQVEAAEAGGHETKPPARFTEASLVRKLEELGVGRPSTYASIISTILDRGYVWKRATALVPTFTAFATVTLLESHFPNLVDYAFTARMEDDLDKISNGDEQSTPWLSSFYFGNGQPGLHDMVSSQLAEIDARAVNSIPVGVDESGTEIIARVGRYGPYLERGEDRASIPEDLAPDELTREKALELLAMPSGDRVLGTDPGTGLPVVAKAGRFGPYVQLGEPEEGSKEKPRTASLFKSMSLDDVSLEQALQLLTLPRLLGTDPTDDEPVEALNGRYGPYIRKGKESRSIETEEELFTVTLDDALKLLAEPKKRRGQRTAAPLKEFGNDPSSGKPVVLKSGRYGPYVTDGETNASLRKGDDPETLTEERAYELIADRRAKQEKK; encoded by the coding sequence GTGACCAAACCTCTGATCATCGTTGAGTCGCCCGCAAAGGCGCGCACTATCGCCGGATACCTCGGCGGCGACTTCGCCGTCGCGTCTTCGGTCGGTCACATTCGCGACCTTCCTCGCAACGCCAAGGAGGTCCCCGACAAGCTCAAGGGCAAGCCCTGGGCACGGCTGGGCGTGAACGTCGAGGCCGGGTTCGAGCCGGTCTACGTCGTGACGAAGGAGAAGAAGGAAACGGTCACACAGCTTCGCAAGCTGGTCAAACAGGCCTCCGAGCTGTACCTGGCGACGGACGAGGACCGCGAGGGCGAGTCCATCGCCTGGCATCTGCTCGAAGTGCTGAAGCCGAAGATTCCGGTGCATCGAATGGTCTTCCATGAGATAACCCCCGATGCAATCCGTGCTGCGCTCACCTCCCCGCGTGAGGTCGACAAGCAACTCGTCGATGCCCAGGAAGCACGCCGCATCCTGGATCGCCTGTACGGATACGAAGTCTCGCCGGTCCTCTGGAAGAAGGTGCGCCAGGGCCTATCGGCGGGCCGCGTCCAGAGCGTCGCCACCCGGATAATCGTCGAGCGGGAGCGCGAACGGATGGCCTTCCGCTCAGCTTCATACTGGGGTCTCGATGCCACGTTCGCCGGCGGAGCGGAGAACGGGACATTCGATGCCCCGTTGGTGGCAGTCGACGAGAAGCGGGTTGCCACCGGCAAAGACTTCGACGAAACCGGCCGGGCCCGGCGAGACGACGTGCTGATCCTCGACGAGACCACCGCCAACGAACTGGCCACCGCCCTCACAGGATCGGTTGCCACCGTCAGTTCGGTCGAGCGCAAGCCCTACAAGCGCTCCCCCTATCCGCCGTTTCGAACGTCGACCCTCCAGCAGGAAGCCGGACGCAAGCTCCGCTTCTCTGCCCAGCGGACCATGTCGGTTGCACAACGCCTCTACGAGGGCGGCTACATCACCTATATGCGCACCGATTCGATCACTCTCTCCGAGACTGCGATCGTGGCGGCCAGGGCCCAGATCCAGGATCTCTACGGGCCCAGGTACCTCTCCGAGAAGCCACGAACCTACTCGAAGAAGGTTCGCAACGCCCAGGAAGCCCACGAAGCGATCCGGCCGGCAGGTGATCGATTCCGAACGCCCACGGATGTCTCGAAGGAACTGGAGAACGATCAGGCCCGCCTTTACGAACTGATCTGGAAACGCACGGTTGCTTCTCAGATGGCGGACGCGACCGGCGAGACGCTCCAAGTCCGGCTGACGGCTCCTGCAGGTGATCGCTCGACTGAGTTCAGCACCAGCGGCCGGACGATCACCTTCCCGGGTTTCCTGCGAGCCTATGTCGAGGGATCCGACGACCCGGATGCCGAGCTCGACGATCAGGAGCGACGCCTGCCGGCGCTGGCCGAGGGTGACACGGTGCAGGTCGAGGCGGCGGAAGCCGGCGGGCACGAGACGAAGCCGCCGGCCCGCTTCACGGAGGCCTCCCTCGTTCGGAAGTTGGAAGAACTCGGAGTGGGACGCCCGTCGACCTACGCCTCGATCATCTCAACGATCCTGGACCGCGGATACGTATGGAAACGTGCCACCGCACTCGTGCCGACCTTCACGGCGTTCGCGACGGTGACGCTCCTCGAATCGCATTTCCCGAACCTCGTCGATTACGCGTTCACTGCGCGCATGGAGGACGACCTCGACAAGATCTCGAACGGGGACGAACAGTCCACCCCCTGGCTGTCGAGCTTCTACTTCGGCAACGGGCAGCCCGGTCTGCACGACATGGTCTCTTCGCAGCTGGCCGAGATCGATGCCAGAGCTGTGAACTCGATACCGGTGGGCGTCGACGAGTCCGGCACCGAGATCATCGCCAGGGTCGGACGGTACGGGCCGTATCTCGAACGAGGAGAGGATCGAGCGAGCATCCCCGAGGACCTGGCTCCGGACGAGTTGACCAGGGAGAAGGCCCTCGAGCTGCTGGCGATGCCGAGCGGAGACCGGGTGCTGGGCACCGATCCCGGGACCGGACTGCCGGTCGTGGCCAAGGCAGGCAGATTCGGCCCCTACGTCCAACTCGGTGAGCCGGAAGAGGGATCGAAGGAGAAGCCCAGAACGGCTTCGCTGTTCAAATCGATGTCTCTCGACGATGTCTCGCTCGAGCAGGCACTGCAGCTCCTCACCCTGCCGCGCCTGCTGGGCACCGACCCTACCGACGATGAGCCGGTCGAGGCCCTCAACGGTCGATACGGGCCGTACATCCGCAAGGGCAAGGAATCACGGAGCATCGAGACCGAAGAGGAGCTCTTCACCGTGACACTCGATGATGCGTTGAAGCTGCTCGCAGAGCCGAAGAAGCGCAGGGGCCAGCGAACCGCCGCACCGCTGAAAGAGTTCGGCAACGACCCCTCATCAGGCAAGCCCGTGGTGCTGAAGTCCGGCCGCTATGGGCCCTATGTGACCGACGGTGAGACGAACGCCTCACTCCGAAAAGGCGACGACCCCGAGACTCTCACCGAGGAGCGGGCCTACGAGTTGATCGCCGACCGGAGAGCCAAGCAGGAGAAGAAGTAG
- a CDS encoding threonine/serine dehydratase, translating into MIPLTEIESARRTIAPYVVETPVATSRTLTRELGMDVSLKLELFQKTGSFKPRGAVNQLLAYENRAAGVVGISGGNFAQGLAYAAGRLGVPALIVMPETTPANYLEATRGYGAQVELAPSIADAFIRYEELVGEGWGPMHPFDDPSMMAGNGTLGIELLDQVPEATDVIVSIGGGGFMAGVTSAIKGLRPDVRVWGVETEGANVMARSLQAGSPQTMTPTSIAKTLGSPYAGEVPFEIARDRLEDVIVVSDAEAVQAMAFLFERAKLVTEPAAACTLAAARRLRDRLRADGTLVLVLCGGNLSVADLCTYTDRFG; encoded by the coding sequence ATGATTCCACTCACCGAGATAGAGTCCGCGCGCCGAACTATTGCTCCCTACGTCGTCGAGACTCCTGTAGCGACCAGTCGCACCCTGACCAGGGAGCTCGGTATGGACGTGTCCCTCAAGCTGGAGCTCTTCCAGAAGACGGGGAGTTTCAAGCCGCGTGGCGCGGTGAACCAACTCCTCGCCTATGAGAACCGGGCCGCCGGCGTCGTGGGTATCAGCGGCGGCAACTTCGCGCAGGGCCTTGCTTATGCGGCGGGACGGCTGGGTGTGCCCGCCCTGATTGTGATGCCGGAGACGACGCCGGCCAACTATCTCGAGGCGACCAGGGGTTACGGTGCGCAGGTCGAACTGGCTCCGTCGATAGCCGACGCCTTCATCAGATACGAAGAGCTGGTTGGTGAGGGCTGGGGTCCTATGCACCCGTTCGACGATCCCAGCATGATGGCTGGGAACGGGACTCTGGGAATCGAACTCCTCGATCAGGTTCCCGAAGCCACCGATGTGATCGTGTCGATCGGCGGCGGTGGGTTCATGGCCGGAGTCACGTCGGCGATCAAGGGGCTCAGACCCGACGTGCGGGTGTGGGGCGTGGAGACCGAGGGAGCGAACGTGATGGCTCGTTCGCTGCAGGCCGGATCTCCGCAGACGATGACGCCGACCTCGATCGCCAAGACCCTCGGCTCGCCGTACGCGGGCGAGGTCCCGTTCGAGATAGCCCGTGACCGGCTCGAAGACGTGATCGTGGTGTCGGACGCCGAAGCGGTGCAAGCCATGGCTTTTCTCTTTGAGCGGGCGAAGCTGGTGACCGAACCGGCCGCGGCATGCACACTGGCGGCCGCCAGGCGGTTGCGCGACCGCCTGCGAGCCGATGGCACACTGGTCCTCGTGCTCTGCGGCGGCAACTTGTCAGTCGCGGATCTGTGTACCTACACCGATCGCTTCGGTTGA
- the tmk gene encoding dTMP kinase — protein sequence MSARYIALEGVEGTGKSTVALRLADHLRSTGRDAIVVREPGGTPAGEGIRELLLHGDHLEPWTEALLFAAQRAQLVADVVRPALAAGTWVISDRTVYSSLAYQGGGRGLGVETVRTVNAAGLLGTWPELVVLLELDPAIGLSRQSTADRIGAEGVHFQQRVAETFAELAQKEPDVFRSVAADRPLPEVVAAVIDIVEQRW from the coding sequence ATGAGCGCTCGCTACATCGCGCTCGAGGGAGTCGAGGGAACGGGAAAGAGCACGGTGGCGCTGCGACTCGCGGACCATCTTCGCTCAACCGGCCGCGACGCCATCGTCGTCCGTGAGCCGGGCGGGACTCCTGCCGGGGAGGGGATCCGCGAACTACTCCTGCACGGCGATCATCTGGAACCCTGGACCGAAGCTTTGCTGTTCGCCGCTCAGCGAGCTCAGCTCGTCGCCGACGTCGTTCGTCCGGCGCTCGCCGCCGGGACCTGGGTGATCAGCGACAGGACGGTCTATTCGTCGCTGGCCTATCAGGGTGGCGGCCGCGGGTTGGGGGTTGAGACAGTTCGGACGGTGAACGCCGCCGGTTTGCTGGGAACCTGGCCCGAGCTGGTCGTGCTTCTCGAGCTGGACCCGGCGATAGGACTGTCCCGGCAATCGACGGCCGATCGGATCGGAGCGGAGGGTGTCCACTTCCAGCAGCGGGTTGCCGAGACTTTCGCCGAGCTGGCACAGAAGGAGCCGGACGTGTTCCGTAGCGTGGCGGCCGACCGTCCCCTCCCAGAGGTCGTTGCGGCAGTCATCGACATCGTCGAGCAGCGATGGTGA
- a CDS encoding MFS transporter: MGDWIALFATIALANEIGGVTGIIVPLVGRLLPGIFGAVGGVVADRLDRKWTMVIADFGRGAIVLLLMLVDNLLELFLISFALEVLTLIRQPAREASIPNIVTEEQLVTANSLSLVSAYGTFPLGSIGWSIVSKIGEWIPEASAIASRNLAFLADALTFVISGLIVATMALKTPDIPDERRRDHRFDLKTPWEDLKEGIAFVAREKHVRVIILGMATALFGGGSLFVLGQPFSVDALNAGDSGFGVLLTALGTGVGLGMLVVASLNISGFKYEIFFAVSLIVTGLATMMTSVVNTVLGAVGWVFLVGLGAGGAYVMGFSALHEQVADEIRGRTFAALFTVVRTALLASVALAGAVAAAIDGHLPSPLDDGVRAVLMLGGIIVLLSGVLSVWTVRDLIRGQRLTPEAKRRIEDASEAFSWGRRRSNRNRP; this comes from the coding sequence TTGGGCGACTGGATAGCGCTGTTTGCCACCATCGCGTTGGCGAACGAGATCGGTGGCGTCACCGGGATCATCGTTCCGCTCGTCGGCCGGCTGCTACCCGGTATCTTCGGGGCGGTCGGTGGCGTCGTCGCCGACCGGCTGGATCGCAAATGGACGATGGTCATCGCCGATTTCGGCCGCGGCGCCATTGTGCTGCTGCTCATGCTCGTCGACAACCTGCTGGAGCTGTTTCTGATTTCGTTCGCGCTCGAGGTGCTCACGCTGATCCGTCAGCCGGCACGCGAAGCGAGCATTCCGAATATCGTCACCGAGGAGCAACTCGTGACGGCCAACAGTCTGAGCCTCGTCAGTGCCTACGGGACCTTCCCGCTCGGCTCCATCGGCTGGTCGATTGTCTCGAAGATCGGCGAGTGGATTCCGGAAGCTTCGGCCATTGCCAGCAGGAACCTCGCCTTTCTCGCCGATGCCCTCACGTTCGTGATAAGCGGCCTGATCGTTGCGACCATGGCGCTCAAGACGCCCGACATCCCGGATGAGCGCCGGCGAGACCACCGATTCGATCTCAAGACCCCCTGGGAGGACCTCAAAGAAGGAATAGCCTTCGTCGCCCGGGAAAAGCACGTTCGGGTCATCATCCTCGGGATGGCGACTGCTCTGTTCGGCGGGGGTTCGCTCTTCGTGCTCGGGCAGCCGTTCAGTGTCGACGCCCTCAATGCGGGAGACTCGGGCTTCGGCGTCCTGTTGACGGCCCTGGGGACGGGCGTAGGTCTGGGCATGCTGGTGGTGGCAAGCCTGAACATCTCGGGGTTCAAGTACGAGATCTTCTTCGCCGTGAGCCTGATCGTGACCGGTCTGGCAACCATGATGACGTCGGTCGTCAACACCGTGCTCGGTGCAGTGGGCTGGGTGTTCCTTGTCGGGCTCGGCGCCGGAGGAGCCTACGTAATGGGCTTCAGTGCACTTCACGAGCAGGTCGCCGACGAGATCCGAGGCCGCACCTTTGCGGCCCTGTTCACGGTGGTGCGGACCGCTCTCCTCGCATCTGTGGCGCTGGCGGGAGCAGTCGCCGCAGCAATCGACGGCCACTTGCCCTCGCCGCTCGACGACGGAGTCCGCGCAGTGTTGATGCTCGGAGGGATCATCGTCTTGCTGTCCGGAGTTCTATCCGTCTGGACCGTTCGTGATCTGATCAGAGGTCAGCGGCTCACGCCCGAGGCAAAACGCAGGATCGAGGACGCCTCCGAAGCCTTCTCCTGGGGCCGGCGCCGGTCGAACAGGAATAGGCCATGA
- a CDS encoding histidine phosphatase family protein, with protein MEITFLRHGQSEANEAGIWQGSRHGGRLTRLGESQASAVAARLLKNPPDLIITSGLDRTNQTAAPLGLPVEVDAAWKEMDLGLWDGMTFSEISEIYSDELIAVFTGQEVPMGRTGETILQIRDRVSAALDALQSRLDDGDRAVVVTHGGIVETLARLHWKIEAPTSAFAGPANTSLTSFRHVHGHLRLATYNDTGHLGPLNEWALEKLDKGDPLLTFVRHGETDANLQQLVQGQTDWGLNDRGREQAGKLAKWYGPQRSVFASPLGRAAETAAAIAADGVTEVSEFAEISFGSWEGKTFDELQTADGDSELADRIFRRGEDLPRGGDGETWAQLSERMTAGVEKVVAANGERRITVVSHGGAIRAYALGNMGVGWPDVLDTIVPANTAVTHVVLTREGPVLADYAVAAHLE; from the coding sequence ATGGAGATCACTTTCCTGCGTCATGGACAATCCGAGGCCAACGAGGCGGGCATCTGGCAGGGCAGCCGTCACGGCGGTCGCCTGACCAGGCTCGGTGAATCGCAGGCTTCGGCCGTCGCAGCTCGCCTACTCAAGAACCCTCCCGATCTCATCATCACCAGCGGGCTAGATCGCACGAACCAGACGGCCGCGCCGCTCGGTCTGCCGGTCGAAGTCGATGCGGCGTGGAAGGAGATGGATCTGGGTCTGTGGGACGGCATGACGTTCTCCGAGATATCGGAGATCTACTCGGATGAGCTGATCGCCGTCTTCACCGGCCAGGAAGTCCCGATGGGTCGAACCGGCGAAACGATTCTCCAGATTCGTGATCGTGTTTCGGCCGCCCTCGATGCGCTTCAGTCGAGACTGGATGATGGTGACAGGGCGGTCGTCGTCACGCATGGAGGGATTGTCGAGACCCTGGCCAGGTTGCATTGGAAGATCGAAGCGCCGACTTCGGCTTTCGCCGGCCCCGCCAACACCTCCCTGACCAGTTTCCGTCACGTTCACGGCCACCTTCGTCTGGCCACCTACAACGACACGGGGCACCTCGGCCCGCTCAACGAATGGGCACTCGAGAAACTCGACAAGGGTGATCCTCTGCTCACCTTCGTCCGTCACGGCGAGACCGATGCCAACCTTCAACAGTTGGTTCAGGGCCAGACGGATTGGGGATTGAACGATCGCGGTCGGGAGCAGGCCGGCAAACTGGCGAAGTGGTACGGGCCTCAGCGATCAGTGTTTGCCTCCCCGCTGGGGCGTGCTGCCGAGACCGCTGCTGCGATCGCGGCCGACGGCGTAACCGAGGTGAGTGAGTTTGCCGAGATTTCGTTCGGGTCGTGGGAAGGCAAGACTTTTGACGAACTGCAGACTGCCGACGGCGATTCCGAGCTGGCCGACAGGATCTTCCGAAGGGGTGAGGACCTGCCGCGCGGAGGCGACGGAGAGACATGGGCCCAACTGTCCGAGCGGATGACGGCAGGTGTTGAGAAGGTGGTGGCTGCCAATGGAGAGCGTCGCATCACCGTCGTTTCTCATGGTGGAGCCATAAGGGCATACGCCCTGGGCAATATGGGGGTCGGATGGCCTGATGTTCTGGATACCATCGTCCCTGCCAACACTGCGGTGACGCACGTCGTTCTCACCCGAGAAGGCCCGGTCCTCGCCGATTATGCGGTGGCTGCGCATCTCGAATAG